The bacterium genome includes a window with the following:
- a CDS encoding long-chain fatty acid--CoA ligase, giving the protein MLETLVAIYHHTMERNRERVGFRYKQNGTWHDITFGEMDRRVTALASALIEAGVRPGDRVALLSENRPEWVQTDMAIQRIGAINVPVYMTLSPKQLAFILNDARPEVMVCSSIEQRDKVLEAAKEADSLRLVVVMDASSGEGAGLEVVKFADFVAKGEALGTKHHEEIAHRERAVEPQSIASIIYTSGTTGNPKGVMLSHRNHATNASGVLDLIDLKPEDSALSFLPLCHVFERVAYYAFLTKGACTAYAESMDSIAANLVEVKPTFIISVPRVYEKIRARVLGSVNEGSLVKRALFTWALDLGRRVFLAKEQGQEPGPWTAMELKLADQLVFSKVRERTGGRLRCCVSGGAALPREVGMFFQILGITVLEGYGLTESSPVIAVNRPGRARIGTVGQAFTDVEIKIAEDGEILARGPNIMLGYFNNEEATREAITPDGWLRTGDVGTLSEDGYLTITDRKKEILVMSNGKNVAPQPIEGALALSPFIAQSMVVGDGRNYITALIVPNFENLLKEAKDRGWTETTHEALAAKPEVRALLRREVDLQTKDFARYEQIKEFAILSQEFSQATEELTPKLSLRRRVVLKRHKEAIDAMYDKAPVAAAQ; this is encoded by the coding sequence ATGCTGGAAACCCTCGTCGCCATCTACCACCACACCATGGAGCGCAACCGGGAACGGGTGGGCTTCAGGTACAAGCAGAACGGGACGTGGCACGACATCACCTTCGGCGAGATGGATCGCCGCGTCACGGCGCTCGCTTCTGCCTTGATCGAGGCTGGCGTGCGTCCGGGCGATCGCGTCGCCCTCCTGAGCGAGAACCGGCCCGAGTGGGTCCAGACGGACATGGCCATCCAGCGCATCGGGGCCATCAACGTCCCGGTCTACATGACCCTCTCGCCCAAGCAGCTGGCCTTCATCCTCAACGACGCCCGCCCCGAGGTCATGGTCTGCTCGTCGATCGAGCAGCGCGACAAGGTCCTTGAAGCCGCCAAGGAAGCCGACTCGCTGCGCCTGGTGGTGGTCATGGACGCGAGCTCCGGAGAGGGCGCCGGCCTTGAGGTCGTCAAGTTCGCCGACTTCGTCGCCAAGGGCGAAGCGCTCGGCACCAAGCACCACGAGGAGATCGCCCACCGGGAGCGCGCCGTCGAGCCCCAGAGCATCGCCTCGATCATCTACACCTCGGGCACCACGGGCAACCCCAAGGGGGTCATGCTCAGCCACCGCAACCACGCGACCAACGCGAGCGGCGTGCTGGACCTGATCGACCTCAAGCCCGAGGACAGCGCCCTGAGCTTCCTGCCTTTGTGCCACGTCTTCGAGCGCGTCGCCTACTACGCCTTCCTCACCAAGGGCGCCTGCACCGCTTACGCCGAGTCCATGGACTCCATCGCCGCCAACTTGGTCGAGGTCAAGCCGACCTTCATCATCAGCGTGCCGCGCGTCTACGAGAAGATCCGCGCCCGGGTCCTCGGCTCGGTCAACGAGGGGTCGCTGGTCAAGCGCGCCCTGTTCACCTGGGCCCTGGACCTCGGCCGCCGTGTCTTCCTGGCCAAGGAGCAGGGCCAGGAGCCCGGTCCCTGGACCGCCATGGAGCTCAAGCTCGCCGACCAGCTCGTCTTCTCGAAGGTACGCGAGCGCACCGGCGGCCGCCTGCGCTGCTGCGTCTCGGGCGGCGCCGCCTTGCCGCGCGAGGTGGGCATGTTCTTCCAGATCCTCGGCATCACGGTGCTCGAGGGCTACGGCCTCACCGAGTCCTCACCGGTCATCGCCGTGAACCGCCCCGGCCGCGCCCGGATTGGCACGGTCGGCCAGGCTTTCACCGACGTCGAGATCAAGATCGCCGAGGACGGCGAGATCCTGGCGCGCGGTCCCAACATCATGCTCGGCTACTTCAACAACGAAGAGGCCACCCGCGAGGCCATCACCCCCGACGGCTGGCTGCGCACCGGCGACGTGGGCACCCTGAGCGAGGACGGCTACCTGACCATCACCGATCGCAAGAAGGAAATCCTGGTGATGTCGAACGGCAAGAACGTCGCGCCCCAGCCCATCGAGGGGGCCCTCGCCCTGAGCCCCTTCATCGCCCAGTCCATGGTGGTCGGCGACGGCCGCAACTACATCACCGCCCTGATCGTGCCCAACTTCGAGAACCTCCTCAAGGAGGCCAAGGATCGCGGCTGGACCGAGACGACCCACGAGGCGCTCGCCGCCAAGCCCGAGGTCCGCGCCCTCTTGCGGCGCGAGGTCGACCTCCAGACCAAGGACTTCGCACGCTACGAGCAGATCAAGGAGTTCGCGATCCTGTCGCAGGAGTTCAGCCAGGCCACCGAAGAGCTGACCCCCAAGCTCTCGCTCAGGCGGCGTGTCGTTCTCAAGCGTCATAAGGAGGCGATCGACGCCATGTACGATAAGGCACCGGTTGCAGCCGCCCAGTAA
- a CDS encoding KH domain-containing protein, producing MDPVAVADIILQGIVSNPEALRIERRDDPDAIRLGVQVDPDDVGKVIGKQGRTINAIRTVLRAAGAKQREPIYLDLLND from the coding sequence ATGGACCCCGTTGCCGTTGCCGATATCATCCTGCAGGGCATCGTCTCGAACCCCGAGGCGCTGCGCATCGAGCGCAGAGATGATCCGGACGCGATCCGCCTCGGCGTCCAGGTCGATCCCGACGACGTCGGGAAGGTCATCGGGAAGCAAGGCCGGACGATCAACGCGATCCGGACCGTCCTGAGGGCCGCCGGGGCCAAGCAGCGCGAGCCGATCTACCTGGATCTGCTCAACGATTAG
- the rpsP gene encoding 30S ribosomal protein S16, whose translation MVKIRLKRIGATKKPKYRMVVADGRSRRDGRVIEEIGFYDPQKEPAEVRINEEAALKWLRTGAQPTETARELLKKIGAFEKLSTPTA comes from the coding sequence ATGGTGAAGATCCGTCTTAAGCGCATCGGCGCGACCAAGAAGCCCAAGTACCGTATGGTCGTGGCTGATGGCCGTTCCCGTCGCGATGGTCGCGTGATCGAGGAGATCGGTTTCTACGATCCCCAGAAGGAGCCCGCTGAGGTTCGCATCAACGAGGAAGCCGCTCTCAAGTGGCTCCGTACCGGCGCTCAGCCCACCGAGACCGCGCGCGAACTGCTCAAGAAGATCGGCGCGTTCGAGAAGCTCTCGACCCCGACCGCGTAG
- the ffh gene encoding signal recognition particle protein, with protein sequence MMFESLSDKLQDVFKKLRGQGKITEENISEALREVRRALLEADVSLAVVKEFVAKVKEQALGAEVMQGLNPGQQFIKIVNDELVALLGGERAPLAEAHPGPTIILMAGLQGSGKTTTSGKLALYLRKKGRNPLLVACDVYRPAAMKQLEVLGKQINVPVFLQEGSTDAVGIATEAVAFAKQNGKDYVIVDTAGRLHVDEAMMDEIRRLKATLQPQEILLVVDAMTGQDAVKIAESFHEALDITGVVLTKLDGDTRGGAALSVKQVTGRPIKFAGAGEKLDALEPFHPDRIATRILGMGDVLTLIERAQETIDEAEAKKFEEKFRKAEFDLEDFVGQMRQVKKLGSLSQIFEMLPIGKMLGVDISKDQLAEGEKQLKRIETIIGSMTPKERRNPKLLDMSRKRRVANGSGTSIQEVNKLLKDFENMRQMMKQFGKFEKQFGKKMPKFPQGFGGGFPFPPNKKR encoded by the coding sequence ATCATGTTCGAATCGCTGAGCGATAAGCTCCAAGACGTCTTCAAGAAGCTGCGCGGGCAGGGCAAGATCACCGAGGAGAACATCTCGGAGGCCCTGCGCGAAGTGCGGCGTGCCCTGCTGGAGGCCGATGTGAGCCTCGCGGTGGTCAAGGAGTTCGTCGCCAAGGTCAAGGAGCAGGCCCTCGGCGCCGAGGTCATGCAGGGCCTCAACCCCGGTCAGCAGTTCATCAAGATCGTCAACGACGAGCTGGTCGCCTTGCTCGGCGGCGAGCGTGCGCCTTTGGCCGAGGCCCATCCCGGCCCCACGATCATCCTAATGGCCGGCCTCCAGGGCTCGGGTAAGACCACCACTTCGGGCAAGCTCGCCCTCTACCTGCGCAAGAAGGGCCGCAACCCCCTTCTGGTCGCCTGCGACGTGTACCGTCCCGCGGCCATGAAGCAGCTCGAGGTGCTGGGCAAGCAGATCAACGTTCCCGTCTTCCTCCAGGAAGGGTCCACCGACGCGGTGGGCATCGCCACCGAGGCCGTCGCCTTCGCCAAGCAGAACGGCAAGGACTACGTCATCGTCGACACGGCGGGCCGCCTGCACGTGGACGAGGCGATGATGGACGAGATCCGCCGCCTCAAGGCGACCCTCCAGCCGCAGGAGATCCTGCTGGTGGTCGACGCCATGACCGGTCAGGACGCGGTCAAGATCGCCGAGAGCTTCCACGAGGCCCTCGACATCACCGGCGTGGTGCTCACCAAGCTCGACGGCGACACCCGCGGGGGTGCTGCCCTCTCGGTCAAGCAGGTCACGGGCCGCCCCATCAAATTTGCAGGCGCCGGCGAGAAGCTGGACGCCCTGGAGCCTTTCCACCCCGACCGGATCGCGACTCGCATCCTCGGGATGGGCGACGTGCTCACCCTGATCGAGCGCGCCCAGGAGACCATCGACGAGGCCGAGGCCAAGAAGTTCGAGGAGAAGTTCCGCAAGGCGGAGTTCGACCTCGAGGACTTCGTGGGCCAGATGCGCCAGGTCAAGAAGCTCGGCTCGCTCTCGCAGATCTTCGAGATGCTGCCCATCGGCAAGATGCTGGGGGTGGACATCAGCAAGGATCAGCTCGCCGAGGGCGAAAAGCAACTAAAGCGCATCGAGACGATCATCGGCTCCATGACGCCCAAGGAGCGCCGCAACCCCAAGCTCCTCGACATGTCGCGCAAGCGGCGCGTCGCCAACGGCTCGGGGACCTCGATCCAAGAGGTGAACAAGCTGCTCAAGGACTTCGAGAACATGCGTCAGATGATGAAGCAGTTCGGGAAGTTCGAGAAACAGTTCGGCAAGAAGATGCCAAAATTCCCACAAGGCTTCGGCGGCGGGTTTCCGTTCCCGCCCAACAAGAAGCGCTAG